A section of the Halichoerus grypus chromosome 11, mHalGry1.hap1.1, whole genome shotgun sequence genome encodes:
- the LOC118536088 gene encoding olfactory receptor 8I2 encodes MTGNNFTEVTLFILSGFANHPELQVSLFLMFLFIYLFTVLGNLGLIMLIRIDSQLHTPMYFFLSHLAFIDIFYSSTVTPKALVNFQSQQKTISFVACFVQMYFFVGLVCSECFLLGSMAYDRYVAICNPLLYSVIMSQKVCNWLGVLPYAIGFTNSLVSVCVISSLAFCDSSINHFFCDTTALLALSCADAFSTEMVIFILAGTTLLSSLLLITVTYTAIISAILRIQSAAGRQKAFSTCASHLMGVTIFYGSLIFTYLQPDNTSSLTQAQVASVFYTIVIPMMNPLIYSLRNRDVKNAFLRVIHRKLLS; translated from the coding sequence ATGACTGGGAACAATTTCACTGAGGTGACCCTCTTCATCCTCTCTGGATTTGCTAATCACCCTGAACTACAAGTCAGTCTTTTCttaatgtttctctttatttatctgttcactgTTTTGGGAAACCTTGGGCTCATCATGTTAATCAGAATCGACTCTCAGCTTCACAcaccaatgtatttttttcttagccaCTTAGCGTTCATTGACATATTTTATTCCTCCACTGTAACACCCAAAGCACTGGTAAATTTCCAATCCCAACAGAAAACCATCTCTTTTGTTGCCTGCTTTGTTCAAATGTACTTTTTTGTGGGTTTGGTGTGCAGTGAGTGTTTCCTTCTAGGATCAATGGCCTATGACCGCTACGTGGCAATCTGCAATCCCTTATTGTATTCGGTGATTATGTCCCAGAAAGTGTGCAACTGGCTGGGAGTCCTGCCATATGCAATAGGCTTCACGAATTCTCTGGTCTCAGTCTGTGTGATAAGCAGCTTGGCATTTTGTGATTCTAGCATCAATCATTTCTTCTGTGATACCACAGCTCTTTTGGCCCTGTCCTGTGCAGATGCCTTCAGCACAGAAATGGTGATCTTTATTTTAGCGGGGACCACACTTCTCAGTTCCCTGCTCCTCATCACAGTCACCTACACTGCCATCATCTCAGCCATCCTGAGGATCCAGTCTGCAGCAGGCAGACAGAAGGCCTTTTCCACCTGCGCATCCCACCTCATGGGTGTAACTATCTTCTACGGGTCCCTGATTTTCACATATTTGCAGCCTGATAACACATCATCCCTGACCCAGGCACAGGTGGCATCTGTCTTCTATACCATTGTCATTCCAATGATGAATCCACTGATCTATAGTCTGAGGAACAGAGATGTGAAAAATGCTTTCCTGAGAGTCATACATAGAAAACTTTTGTCATGA
- the LOC118536091 gene encoding olfactory receptor 5J3-like, producing the protein MANRNVSVVTEFILLGLTDNPELNTALFVLFLSIYLATVVGNVWIITVIWASAQLHSPKYFFLCQLAFLDFCYSSVFIPKMLVNYIAGQKVISYRGCFLQYSFFSMFLTTECFLLAAMAYDRYVAICRPLHYKGLMTRTFCVHLVTASYLVGSASSLTHLSALLSLSFCGPNVINHYFCDIPLLFQLSCSDTQYCKILFTVLSGMTSVTAFLIVISSYLGILLTVLKLHSTRSRYKAFSTCASHLMVITLFYGTVIFTYLGSSSNHPQDRAKILSMFYTLLLPILNFLIYSVRNTEAKEAMKRIILRKIFAQ; encoded by the coding sequence atggccaacagaaatGTCAGTGTGGTAACAGAATTCATTCTCCTGGGGCTGACCGACAACCCTGAGCTGAATACTGCCCTTTTTGTGCTGTTTCTCTCCATCTACCTCGCCACTGTGGTGGGCAATGTTTGGATTATCACAGTCATCTGGGCTAGTGCCCAGCTGCATTCCCCCAAGTACTTCTTCCTTTGCCAGTTGGCTTTCTTAGATTTCTGCTATTCCTCAGTCTTTATTCCTAAAATGTTGGTGAACTACATAGCAGGACAGAAAGTCATCTCCTATCGAGGTTGCTTCCTTCAGTATTCCTTCTTCAGCATGTTCCTGACCACCGAATGTTTCCTCCTGGCAGCCATGGCCTATGATCGCTATGTCGCCATTTGCCGCCCACTTCACTACAAAGGCCTCATGACCCGCACGTTCTGCGTCCATTTGGTGACTGCTTCCTACCTAGTAGGTTCTGCTAGCTCACTCACCCACCTGAGCGCCTTGCTCAGCCTGTCTTTCTGTGGGCCCAATGTCATCAACCATTACTTCTGTGATATCCCACTGCTCTTTCAACTGTCCTGTTCTGACACCCAGTACTGCAAGATCTTATTTACTGTCCTCTCTGGCATGACATCAGTGACTGCCTTTCTGATAGTGATTAGTTCCTATCTGGGAATCCTCCTCACTGTCCTGAAGTTACACTCCACAAGGAGCAGATATAAAGCATTCTCCACATGTGCTTCTCACCTAATGGTCATCACTCTCTTCTATGGAACAGTGATATTTACTTATCTGGGGAGCAGCTCTAACCACCCACAGGATAGAGCCAAAATCCTCTCCATGTTTTATACTCTTTTGCTGCCAATCCTAAATTTCCTGATATACAGTGTGAGAAACACAGAGGCCAAAGAAGcaatgaaaagaattattttgagaaaaatatttgctcaGTGA
- the LOC118536093 gene encoding olfactory receptor 5J3-like, giving the protein MAAVNLTLVTEFILLGLTDRAELKVVLFVLFLLIYTISLVGNLGMLFLIQITPKLQTPMYHFLSWLSLVDACYSSVFAPKMLLNCFVERETISFSACIVQYFLFVSLLTTEGFLPAVMTYDRYVAIVNPLLYTVAMTKIVCMVLVTGSCVGGFINSLTHTIGLVKLSFCGPNIISYFFCDLPPLLKLSCSDTSMNELLLLIFSGIIAMITFLIVMISYVFIVAAILRIRSAASRHKAFSTCASHLTAVTLFYGSVSFSYIQPSSQYSLEQEKVVSVFYTLVIPMLNPMIYSLRNKEVKDAVKRAIEMKYFPC; this is encoded by the coding sequence atggctGCTGTTAATTTGACATTGGTTACAGAATTTATCCTTTTGGGACTGACAGATCGTGCTGAACTGAAAGTGGtcctctttgttttattcctgCTGATCTATACCATTTCTTTGGTAGGGAATCTAGGAATGCTTTTTCTAATCCAAATAACTCCCAAACTCCAAACACCCATGTATCATTTCCTTAGCTGGCTCTCATTGGTTGATGCCTGCTATTCATCGGTCTTTGCACCAAAAATGCTGCTGAACTGCTTTGTTGAACGGGAGACAATCTCATTCTCTGCGTGCATCGtgcagtattttttatttgtgtcaCTCCTTACCACTGAGGGCTTCCTGCCGGCGGTAATGACTTATGACCGCTACGTGGCCATCGTCAACCCTTTACTTTACACGGTGGCTATGACTAAAATAGTTTGCATGGTCCTGGTCACTGGGTCGTGTGTAGGAGGCTTCATCAACTCACTGACACACACGATTGGCTTGGTGAAATTGTCTTTCTGTGGGCCGAATATCATCAGTTACTTCTTCTGTGACCTTCCCCCACTATTGAAGTTGTCATGTTCTGACACATCCATGAATGAACTGTTGCTTTTAATCTTCTCTGGAATTATTGCTATGATCACTTTCTTGATTGTGATGATCTCCTATGTCTTCATTGTGGCTGCTATCCTGAGGATCCGCTCAGCAGCCAGTAGACACAAAGCCTTCTCCACCTGTGCTTCACATTTAACGGCTGTGACTTTATTCTACGGCTCTGTAAGCTTTAGTTACATCCAGCCAAGCTCCCAATATTCCTTAGAACAAGAAAAGGTGGTATCTGTGTTCTATACCCTGGTGATTCCTATGTTAAATCCAATGATTTACAGCCTGAggaacaaggaggtgaaagatgcTGTGAAAAGAGctatagaaatgaaatattttccttgttAA